From the Streptomonospora nanhaiensis genome, the window CGTCCTCGCCCACCACCATGCTCGGCTACATCGCCGCGCGCACCCAGCGGATCGTCCTGTCCACCGCCACCACGCTGATCACCACCAACGACCCGGTGAAGATCGCCGAGGACTACGCGATGCTGCAGCACCTGGCCCAGGGCCGCGTGGACCTGATGATGGGGCGCGGCAACACCGGCCCGGTCTACCCGTGGTTCGGCAAGGACATCCGCCAGGGCATCGACCTCGCTCTGGAGAACTACGCGCTGCTGCACCGGCTGTGGCGCGAGGACGTGGTCGACTGGGAGGGCCGCTTCCGCACGCCGCTGCAGTCCTTCACCTCCACCCCCCGCCCCCTCGACGGGATCCCGCCGTTCGTCTGGCACGGCTCCATCCGCAGCCGCGAGATCGCCGAGCAGGCCGCCTACTACGGCGACGGCTACTTCGCCAACAACATCTTCTGGCCCAAGGAGCACTTCCAGCGGCTGATCCGCATCTACCGCCTGCGCTTCGCCCACTACGGCCACGGCGACCCCGACCAGGCCGTCGTCGGGCTGGGCGGGCAGGTGTTCATGCGCCCCAACTCCCAGGACGCCGTCCGCGAGTTCCGCCCCTACTTCGACAACGCCCCCGTCTACGGCCACGGCCCCTCCCTGGAGGAGTTCATGGCCGAGACGCCGCTGACGGTGGGCAGCCCGCAGGAGGTCATCGACCGCACGCTGAGGTTCCGCGAGTACTTCGGCGACTACCAGCGGCAGCTGTTCCTGATGGACCACGCCGGGCTGCCGCTGGACACCGTCCTGGAGCAGCTCGACATCCTCGGCGAGGAGGTCGTTCCGGTCCTGCGCAAGGAGTTCGCCCTGGGCCGCCCCGACCGGGTGCCCGACGCCCCGACCCACGCGAGCCTGCTCGCCGACGCGACCGAGGAGCCCGAACCGACATGAGCGCCCCGACGCCCGAACCGCTCCGCCTGGTGGCCGTCTCGGCGGGACTGGGCCAACCCTCCGCCACGCGGCTGCTGGTGGACCGGCTGACCACCGCCACCGCCGACCGGCTCACCGAGCAGGGCGCGGCACCGGCCGTGCGCGTGGTGGAGCTGCGCGAGCACGCCTCCGACATCGCCAACGCGATGGTGACGGGCTTTCCCGGCAGCGGGCTGCGCTCCGCGGTCGACGTCGTCACCGGCGCCGACGGGCTCATCGCGGCCACCCCCGTCTTCACCGCCTCCTACAGCGGGCTGTTCAAGTCCTTCGTCGACGTGCTG encodes:
- a CDS encoding LLM class flavin-dependent oxidoreductase, giving the protein MQFGIFSVGDVTPDPVTHRTPTEHERIQAMVRIALKAEEVGLDVFATGEHHNPPFVPSSPTTMLGYIAARTQRIVLSTATTLITTNDPVKIAEDYAMLQHLAQGRVDLMMGRGNTGPVYPWFGKDIRQGIDLALENYALLHRLWREDVVDWEGRFRTPLQSFTSTPRPLDGIPPFVWHGSIRSREIAEQAAYYGDGYFANNIFWPKEHFQRLIRIYRLRFAHYGHGDPDQAVVGLGGQVFMRPNSQDAVREFRPYFDNAPVYGHGPSLEEFMAETPLTVGSPQEVIDRTLRFREYFGDYQRQLFLMDHAGLPLDTVLEQLDILGEEVVPVLRKEFALGRPDRVPDAPTHASLLADATEEPEPT